In the Orenia marismortui DSM 5156 genome, one interval contains:
- a CDS encoding carbohydrate kinase family protein translates to MKKLLVVGGASYDSIIYIDDLPEGSGTFFSRDFNETVGSTGVGKALNLGRLGFSTVFHAMIGKDIYGEKVKESFADKKIDFIYDIDPKGTERHTNIIDKDGSRISIYTSYATFEPVIDYSKLEEKVKDSDYLILNIINYARELIPVAKKCNKEIWCDIHDYDGENEYHQDFIESADYLFMSSDSLDNYKEFMEKMINKGKKLVVCTHGKDGATALTKDGEWIEVPIIADYEMLDSNGAGDSFFAGFLYGFSKGYCIERSLRIGTIVAGLCITSYELAYEKLNEDLIEVEYDKYYG, encoded by the coding sequence ATGAAAAAGTTATTAGTAGTTGGAGGAGCATCTTATGATTCGATTATTTATATAGATGATTTGCCTGAGGGAAGTGGAACATTTTTTAGTAGAGATTTTAATGAAACTGTCGGCTCAACTGGGGTTGGAAAGGCATTGAATTTAGGGAGATTAGGTTTTAGTACAGTCTTTCATGCTATGATAGGTAAAGATATTTATGGGGAAAAGGTTAAAGAGTCATTTGCAGATAAAAAGATTGATTTTATCTATGATATTGATCCTAAGGGTACAGAAAGGCATACTAATATTATAGATAAAGATGGTAGTAGAATTAGTATCTATACTTCTTATGCTACTTTTGAACCAGTAATTGATTATAGTAAGTTAGAAGAGAAAGTAAAAGATAGTGATTATCTTATCTTGAATATTATTAACTATGCTAGAGAGTTAATACCTGTAGCGAAAAAATGTAATAAAGAAATTTGGTGTGATATTCATGATTATGATGGAGAAAATGAATATCATCAAGACTTTATCGAATCTGCTGATTATCTATTTATGAGTTCTGACAGTTTAGATAATTATAAAGAATTTATGGAGAAGATGATTAATAAAGGGAAAAAGTTAGTTGTCTGTACCCATGGGAAAGACGGAGCAACTGCTTTAACTAAAGATGGTGAGTGGATAGAGGTTCCAATTATTGCTGATTATGAAATGCTTGATAGCAATGGAGCAGGGGATAGCTTTTTTGCTGGCTTTTTATATGGATTTTCAAAGGGATACTGTATAGAAAGATCTTTAAGAATAGGAACGATTGTAGCTGGCTTATGTATCACATCTTATGAACTGGCTTATGAAAAATTAAATGAAGATTTGATTGAGGTAGAATATGATAAGTATTATGGGTAA
- the thrB gene encoding homoserine kinase codes for MIKVKVPATTANLGPGFDTLGMSLELYNELEVSEVESGLEFEVVGYGSEELDLDENNLIYQSMKRVFEIVDYHPQGLKIKLNNQIPLARGLGSSATAIVGGLVAANKLSGDKLSRDELLNLATEIEGHPDNVAPALLGGVVISTIKDGQVVYKKLSVPKLNIVVCIPDYQLSTVEARESLPTEVEFEDAIFNLSHTGLLITGLITEDYKLIKHALDDKLHQPYRQELVPGLKTILEEVKEDCLGVTISGSGPTVVAFSLEEEEKIGEKMVDIFSQNNIKAKYLVLNPTDQGVILKG; via the coding sequence ATGATTAAGGTCAAGGTACCTGCTACTACAGCTAATTTAGGTCCTGGTTTTGATACTTTAGGAATGAGCTTGGAGCTTTATAATGAATTAGAAGTTAGCGAAGTTGAATCTGGTTTAGAGTTTGAAGTAGTTGGTTATGGTAGTGAAGAGTTAGATCTAGATGAGAATAATTTGATCTATCAATCAATGAAAAGAGTTTTTGAAATAGTAGATTATCATCCTCAAGGATTAAAAATCAAACTAAATAATCAGATTCCTTTGGCTAGAGGGCTAGGTAGTAGTGCTACAGCTATAGTAGGAGGTTTGGTAGCTGCTAATAAATTATCTGGAGATAAACTAAGTAGAGATGAGTTATTAAATTTAGCTACAGAGATAGAGGGTCACCCTGATAATGTGGCACCAGCATTGTTGGGCGGAGTTGTTATCTCAACTATTAAAGATGGACAAGTAGTTTATAAGAAGCTATCAGTGCCTAAGTTGAATATAGTTGTTTGTATTCCTGATTATCAATTATCCACTGTAGAGGCTAGAGAATCTCTACCTACAGAGGTTGAGTTTGAAGATGCTATCTTTAATCTTAGTCATACCGGTTTACTTATAACTGGACTAATTACAGAGGATTATAAGTTGATCAAACATGCTTTAGATGATAAATTACATCAACCCTATAGACAGGAACTGGTTCCAGGATTGAAGACCATCTTAGAAGAAGTAAAAGAAGATTGTTTGGGGGTCACAATTAGTGGTTCTGGACCTACAGTAGTAGCTTTTAGTTTAGAGGAAGAGGAAAAGATTGGTGAAAAAATGGTAGATATCTTTTCACAAAATAATATAAAAGCTAAATATTTAGTTCTTAATCCTACAGATCAAGGGGTTATTTTGAAGGGTTAG
- a CDS encoding aspartate kinase, producing the protein MGLIVQKYGGTSVGNAERIKRVANRIVKRKRAGNQVVAVVSAMGDTTDELIELVGEITDNPPRREYDMLISTGEQVSVSLLAMAIHELGEDVISLTGPQVGIITDDIHSKAKILEIKSERLEKELEEDKIVIVAGFQGVTINNDITTLGRGGSDTTAVAVATAINADLCEIYTDVDGVYTTDPRVVEEAKKLPEISYEEMLELASLGANVLHPRSVEIAKEYNIKLAVKSSFCCNPGTYIKEVEELENNIVVSGVACNKGEVKLSVLGVPDQPGIASKVFIKLAEESINVDMIIQNVTYDGVNDITFTVDEDDFKQTKEVLESMKDELEYRELSFDTDVAKVSIVGAGMVTNPGVAARMFEALAEEDINIGMISTSEIKVSCLIARDKAEQAVQAIHSKFELDKLGMEND; encoded by the coding sequence ATGGGTTTAATTGTACAAAAATATGGAGGAACATCAGTAGGAAATGCCGAGAGAATTAAAAGGGTAGCAAATCGAATTGTTAAAAGAAAGAGAGCAGGGAATCAAGTTGTTGCTGTAGTGTCTGCTATGGGTGATACTACCGATGAATTAATAGAATTAGTAGGGGAAATTACTGATAATCCTCCTAGAAGAGAATACGATATGTTAATTTCTACTGGTGAGCAAGTATCTGTATCACTATTAGCTATGGCAATTCATGAACTTGGTGAAGATGTGATCTCATTAACTGGGCCACAGGTTGGAATTATTACTGATGACATTCACAGTAAGGCCAAAATTCTTGAAATTAAATCAGAAAGATTAGAAAAAGAATTAGAAGAAGATAAAATTGTTATTGTAGCTGGATTTCAAGGAGTAACGATTAATAATGATATTACTACTTTAGGACGTGGAGGTTCAGATACAACTGCAGTAGCAGTAGCAACTGCGATAAATGCAGATCTATGTGAGATTTATACTGATGTAGATGGTGTTTATACAACGGATCCTCGAGTTGTAGAAGAGGCTAAAAAATTACCCGAAATATCCTATGAAGAGATGTTAGAATTGGCTAGTTTAGGTGCTAATGTATTACATCCACGTTCAGTAGAGATTGCTAAAGAGTATAATATTAAATTGGCTGTTAAGTCTAGTTTTTGCTGTAATCCAGGTACATATATTAAGGAGGTAGAAGAATTGGAGAATAATATAGTTGTAAGTGGTGTTGCATGTAATAAAGGTGAGGTTAAGTTGTCAGTTTTAGGAGTACCAGATCAACCAGGTATTGCTTCAAAAGTATTTATTAAATTAGCTGAAGAGTCTATTAATGTTGATATGATTATCCAAAATGTCACATATGATGGAGTTAATGATATAACTTTTACTGTAGATGAAGATGATTTCAAACAGACAAAAGAAGTTTTAGAATCTATGAAGGATGAATTAGAATATAGAGAATTAAGTTTTGATACAGATGTAGCTAAGGTATCTATTGTTGGTGCTGGGATGGTGACTAACCCTGGAGTTGCTGCTAGAATGTTTGAAGCTTTAGCAGAAGAAGATATTAATATTGGAATGATTAGTACTTCAGAGATTAAGGTATCCTGTTTAATTGCTAGAGATAAAGCAGAACAAGCAGTTCAAGCTATACATAGTAAATTTGAGTTGGATAAATTAGGAATGGAAAATGATTAA
- a CDS encoding alpha-amylase domain-containing protein — protein MKVKIIRKQMNLLIVVFTIILLLLTGCKQDKLMVVDSNILDDKVILSSLSTVKVEFNHEIKQIEAIIKEKQVEIKDFDLSNEGNKISISNLSLEAGSVYQIFLKVSDKQGNSLNLKKELLASNPTLMQAFYWELDKGEYAKKYPEEHNFWQLLGQRSEELASVGISELWFPPANKVHEPIDEGYGTYDLWDLGEFDQAGSIRTKYGTKEELEEAIDSLHQVGIKAYYDVVFNHRIAAGNQNLEVVPLATGEKAKAYTKLSPLKGREKYYSRAQEWQWDWRAFDGVDHLVGKESLKGNLFLGKSWDNSYAKDYLMALDVDYENENVRHELKEWGAWIINQIGFDGFRIDTIQHTESEYMKQWLSYVQQNTEKKTFFVGEAWIRNTMGLNFFLYDVNHPDLTVFDFPLRKNYFEKMRDGSLNMAALSRAGLVNNRRSSNKAVTFVDNHDTGRDHKEYTYPITKRKYQAYTYILLRETGLPMVYWKDYYQDNMKSGLDKLLEARTHYAYGPGREVENNDRDTYSYVREGLKNIPSTGLVMMISQGTSGDLTTKRIDSGKSNTEFYDITGNIEGRVVTDGEGYGEFKVRNDENTGWSVWVPVI, from the coding sequence ATGAAGGTAAAAATAATAAGAAAACAGATGAATTTATTAATAGTGGTTTTTACTATAATATTACTCTTATTAACAGGTTGTAAGCAAGACAAACTAATGGTAGTTGATTCTAATATACTTGATGATAAAGTTATTTTATCTTCTTTAAGTACAGTTAAGGTTGAATTTAATCATGAAATTAAGCAGATTGAGGCTATAATTAAAGAAAAGCAAGTTGAAATTAAAGACTTTGATTTATCTAATGAAGGAAATAAGATTAGTATTTCTAATCTAAGCTTAGAAGCAGGTTCAGTCTATCAAATATTTTTAAAAGTAAGCGATAAACAAGGTAACAGTTTGAATCTTAAAAAAGAGTTATTAGCTAGTAATCCAACTTTAATGCAAGCCTTCTATTGGGAGCTGGATAAAGGTGAGTATGCTAAAAAATATCCTGAAGAACATAATTTTTGGCAGCTATTAGGTCAGCGCTCTGAAGAGTTGGCTAGTGTAGGAATTAGTGAATTATGGTTTCCTCCAGCTAATAAGGTTCATGAGCCCATTGATGAAGGATATGGAACTTATGATTTATGGGATTTGGGGGAGTTTGATCAAGCTGGGTCTATTAGAACTAAATATGGTACTAAAGAAGAATTAGAAGAAGCTATAGATAGTTTGCATCAAGTTGGCATTAAAGCTTATTATGATGTAGTCTTTAACCATCGGATAGCAGCAGGCAATCAGAATTTAGAAGTAGTTCCACTAGCAACTGGAGAAAAGGCAAAGGCATATACTAAGCTTTCTCCTTTAAAAGGGAGAGAGAAATATTATAGTAGAGCTCAAGAATGGCAATGGGATTGGAGAGCCTTTGATGGTGTTGATCATCTTGTGGGAAAAGAATCATTAAAGGGTAATTTATTTTTAGGTAAGAGCTGGGATAATAGTTATGCTAAAGATTATTTAATGGCTTTAGATGTTGATTATGAGAATGAAAATGTTCGTCATGAACTTAAAGAATGGGGAGCATGGATCATAAATCAAATAGGGTTTGATGGTTTTAGAATTGATACGATCCAACATACAGAGTCTGAATATATGAAGCAGTGGCTTTCTTATGTACAGCAAAATACAGAAAAGAAAACTTTTTTTGTAGGGGAAGCTTGGATTAGAAATACTATGGGATTGAACTTCTTCTTATATGATGTTAACCATCCAGATTTAACAGTTTTTGACTTTCCTTTAAGAAAAAATTATTTTGAAAAGATGAGAGATGGTAGTTTGAATATGGCAGCTTTATCTAGAGCTGGTTTAGTAAATAACAGAAGGTCCTCCAATAAAGCTGTTACTTTTGTAGATAATCATGATACAGGGCGTGACCATAAGGAATATACCTACCCAATAACTAAAAGGAAATATCAAGCCTACACTTATATTTTACTTAGAGAAACAGGGCTTCCTATGGTTTATTGGAAAGATTATTATCAGGATAATATGAAATCTGGACTTGATAAATTACTTGAGGCTAGGACTCATTATGCCTATGGACCTGGTCGGGAAGTGGAGAATAATGATAGAGATACCTATTCTTATGTTAGAGAAGGATTAAAAAATATTCCAAGTACTGGTCTAGTTATGATGATATCTCAGGGTACTTCTGGTGATTTGACTACTAAGAGAATAGATTCAGGTAAGAGTAATACTGAATTTTATGATATTACTGGTAATATTGAGGGAAGAGTAGTTACTGATGGAGAGGGATATGGTGAATTTAAGGTTAGAAATGATGAGAATACTGGATGGAGTGTTTGGGTACCAGTAATTTGA
- a CDS encoding amidohydrolase family protein, translating into MSERKFHFLSLLIILCLLLLSLYSLNTKDINTRGSNLDNSNQRLLAFYNATIIDGTGAKPIEDGVVLVEGERIKKLGKSNQIKIPKGATKINLKGKTLLPGFINAHVHHAYTEDNLKNWLNAGVTTVRDLSPQIDAREAIARRDKFNQRTDLARVISASPILGVPGGYGNATFHSLAEAKEMVNGYIDDNIDIIKFAITDFDQNRSWEMPTFEQVKAIVDTAHARGIKTSVHITNTEYLQWVVKLGVDDIAHMVLTPLNDKIIKQIVDKNIYLLPTLEVWNRVGRIYHLNYNFITRMNLAKFYKAGGKVALGTDFGGYECTFDSGFPITEVKLMKKAGMSNMDIIVAGTKNGAFVSDREEDLGTLEEGKIADILIVSGNPLKDIETLEETYMVVHNGEIVLNKEEN; encoded by the coding sequence TTGTCTGAAAGAAAGTTTCATTTTCTCAGTTTATTAATTATTCTTTGTCTTCTATTACTAAGTTTATATAGTTTAAATACTAAAGATATCAATACTAGAGGAAGTAATCTAGATAATTCTAATCAAAGATTATTAGCCTTTTATAATGCTACCATTATCGATGGTACAGGTGCAAAACCAATAGAAGATGGTGTTGTTTTGGTTGAAGGTGAAAGAATAAAGAAGCTTGGGAAAAGTAATCAAATTAAAATTCCTAAAGGTGCTACAAAGATTAATTTAAAGGGCAAAACTCTTTTGCCAGGTTTTATAAATGCCCATGTTCATCATGCTTATACAGAAGATAATTTAAAAAACTGGCTAAATGCAGGAGTTACTACAGTTAGAGATTTATCACCACAAATAGATGCTAGAGAGGCTATTGCTAGAAGAGATAAATTCAATCAAAGAACAGACTTGGCTAGAGTGATATCGGCATCACCTATATTAGGGGTGCCAGGAGGTTATGGTAATGCTACTTTCCATTCTTTAGCAGAGGCTAAGGAGATGGTTAATGGCTATATAGATGATAATATTGATATTATAAAATTTGCAATTACAGATTTTGACCAGAATCGTAGCTGGGAAATGCCGACCTTTGAGCAGGTGAAGGCTATTGTAGATACTGCACATGCTAGAGGAATAAAGACATCAGTTCATATTACTAATACTGAATATCTGCAATGGGTAGTTAAACTAGGTGTTGATGATATTGCTCACATGGTTCTGACCCCTTTAAATGATAAAATCATTAAGCAGATTGTTGATAAAAACATTTATTTGCTTCCAACTTTGGAAGTATGGAATCGTGTAGGTAGAATATATCATTTGAATTATAATTTTATAACTAGAATGAATCTTGCCAAGTTTTATAAAGCAGGAGGAAAAGTTGCTTTAGGAACTGACTTTGGAGGTTATGAATGTACTTTTGATAGTGGTTTTCCAATTACGGAAGTCAAATTAATGAAAAAAGCAGGTATGTCTAATATGGATATCATTGTTGCTGGAACCAAAAATGGAGCTTTCGTATCTGATAGAGAAGAGGATCTTGGAACTCTAGAAGAAGGGAAGATTGCAGATATATTAATTGTTTCTGGGAATCCATTAAAAGATATTGAGACTTTAGAAGAGACATATATGGTTGTACATAATGGAGAAATTGTATTAAATAAAGAAGAGAATTAA
- a CDS encoding LacI family DNA-binding transcriptional regulator produces MKIKDIAKIAGVSIATVSRVVNDKPGVRDEVRKKVKKIIKEHEYKPNLIARGLSSKKSNIIGLLLPKFTDYYTEQVDAIINHCNQKGYRVMITSSVGRFEGELENLNMLYKSQVEGIIYFVGKMTEDKKENIKKINREIPIVLLDQAIEELSISSVLPDNYGGAVKAMKYLVNCGHQKIAFIKAPYYDLEGEKRYQAYKDIMGRNNLEIKEGYVQGSDYSIESGYEAMENILSQSKESPTAVLASNDGTAIGAINCLKEKGIEVPEDISVMGIDDIEMAQHFIPKLTTVKQELYHMGGEAIKLLFEYIDNKDLKTKKLIIEQELVIRDSVKSLNKD; encoded by the coding sequence ATGAAGATTAAAGATATAGCTAAAATCGCAGGTGTTTCAATTGCTACAGTATCTAGGGTAGTAAATGATAAGCCTGGGGTAAGGGATGAAGTTAGGAAAAAGGTTAAAAAGATTATCAAAGAGCATGAATATAAGCCTAACTTAATTGCTCGTGGGTTATCTAGTAAGAAGTCTAATATTATAGGGTTACTTTTACCCAAATTTACGGATTATTATACAGAACAAGTTGATGCTATCATTAATCATTGTAATCAAAAGGGGTATAGAGTTATGATTACAAGTTCTGTAGGTAGATTTGAAGGAGAGTTAGAGAACCTTAATATGCTTTATAAGAGTCAAGTAGAGGGTATAATTTATTTTGTAGGAAAGATGACAGAAGATAAGAAAGAGAATATTAAGAAGATAAATAGAGAAATTCCTATAGTATTATTAGATCAAGCTATTGAAGAATTAAGTATTTCAAGTGTCTTACCTGATAATTATGGTGGGGCAGTAAAGGCAATGAAGTATCTTGTAAATTGTGGGCATCAAAAGATAGCCTTTATAAAAGCTCCTTATTATGATTTAGAAGGAGAAAAAAGATATCAGGCCTATAAGGATATAATGGGAAGAAATAATTTGGAGATTAAAGAGGGTTATGTGCAAGGAAGTGATTATTCCATTGAATCAGGATATGAGGCGATGGAGAATATTTTAAGTCAGTCAAAGGAATCACCAACAGCTGTATTAGCTTCTAATGATGGAACTGCTATTGGAGCAATAAACTGCTTGAAAGAAAAGGGAATAGAGGTTCCAGAGGATATTTCTGTAATGGGCATAGATGATATAGAGATGGCACAGCACTTTATACCTAAGCTAACTACAGTTAAGCAGGAGTTATATCATATGGGTGGTGAAGCTATTAAATTGTTATTTGAGTATATTGATAATAAAGATTTGAAGACTAAGAAATTAATAATAGAACAGGAATTAGTAATTAGAGATAGTGTAAAGTCTTTAAATAAGGATTAA
- a CDS encoding alpha-amylase family glycosyl hydrolase: protein MRKMINSKKIILLSILILSLGLFVGCDKENTSEDIAVEAIKNVMVNVKVPSDSAIEKITVSLRNTDMEEYIASKTEAVSDIDENGLLSFPFSDLKGNTYNVIAKAESSKEKDLYIASATIIDSTSITVGADNFSKIEKRSDFNNLRIYEIMVEAFRDGEPGGYGTGYGPSHHNGDLRGIINSLEYIKGLGVNAIWMTPIFDSKTGLVKGQATGYFPDDFYNVDPKFGTNEDLRELVDKAHELGLYVFMDGVFGHHGSDPIEGVVDYDSQWYGNKVKYPESLEYFKDVATYWIEEYEIDGWRLDQAFQMNQGGTNYLYDIRKAVEEVCEERKARGEEWGTLGYLVGEIWDGSGKEINSIGYSQDGLKSIFNFPLRYSLVQVLASQEDTSVSYGYNQPVSKLNGAYGYGNHEQYPDDAQPNLMLTTHDVVRFGDLIQRAPHLGYGKEHPDYWKRHKAAFSFMASYTGPITIYYGDEIGREVEGFINEQDIVDGEKIYDDHAARDSAKVAGFTPQEKDLKNYLSRLMKMRDNNPALWNGERTNLIAGTTKYADLKVDPDTGDRIVYVLNAGTSETTISVSNVGGSKLVDLLTGEEIIGSGSYDIPVDALTGRFLSVR, encoded by the coding sequence ATGAGAAAAATGATAAACAGTAAAAAGATTATTTTATTATCTATACTGATATTAAGTCTAGGCTTATTTGTAGGATGTGATAAAGAGAATACTAGTGAAGATATAGCAGTAGAAGCAATAAAAAATGTGATGGTAAATGTTAAAGTGCCTAGTGATAGTGCTATAGAAAAAATTACAGTTTCACTTAGGAATACAGATATGGAAGAATATATAGCTTCTAAAACTGAAGCAGTAAGTGATATAGATGAGAATGGCTTGTTATCTTTTCCTTTTTCAGATCTAAAGGGAAATACTTATAATGTAATTGCTAAGGCAGAAAGCTCAAAAGAAAAAGATCTTTACATTGCTTCTGCTACTATTATAGACTCAACTAGTATTACTGTAGGAGCAGATAACTTTTCAAAGATAGAAAAGAGAAGTGATTTCAATAATTTGAGAATATATGAAATTATGGTAGAAGCCTTTCGAGATGGAGAGCCAGGTGGATATGGAACAGGTTATGGGCCAAGTCATCATAATGGTGATTTGAGAGGTATTATTAATTCTTTAGAGTATATTAAGGGGCTTGGAGTTAATGCTATTTGGATGACTCCAATATTTGATTCAAAAACTGGTCTAGTAAAAGGACAAGCGACAGGTTATTTTCCTGATGATTTTTATAATGTTGACCCTAAATTTGGAACTAATGAGGATTTAAGAGAGTTAGTAGATAAAGCTCATGAATTAGGGTTATATGTATTCATGGATGGAGTCTTTGGACATCATGGATCAGATCCTATAGAAGGTGTAGTTGATTATGATAGCCAATGGTATGGTAATAAGGTGAAATACCCAGAGAGTTTAGAGTATTTCAAAGATGTAGCTACTTATTGGATTGAAGAGTATGAAATTGATGGTTGGAGATTGGATCAGGCCTTTCAAATGAATCAAGGTGGAACTAACTATTTGTATGATATAAGAAAAGCAGTAGAAGAAGTTTGTGAAGAAAGAAAAGCCCGTGGAGAAGAATGGGGAACATTGGGCTACTTAGTTGGTGAGATATGGGATGGTTCTGGAAAAGAGATAAACAGTATCGGTTATAGTCAAGATGGCTTGAAATCAATTTTTAATTTTCCATTGAGATATTCCTTAGTTCAAGTGTTGGCCAGTCAAGAAGATACATCTGTATCTTATGGATATAATCAACCTGTATCTAAATTAAATGGAGCTTATGGATATGGTAATCACGAGCAATATCCTGATGATGCTCAACCAAATCTTATGTTAACGACCCATGATGTAGTTCGTTTTGGTGACTTAATTCAAAGGGCACCACATTTAGGCTATGGCAAAGAACATCCTGATTATTGGAAACGACATAAAGCAGCTTTTAGTTTTATGGCATCATATACAGGACCAATTACTATTTATTATGGAGATGAGATTGGTAGAGAGGTAGAAGGGTTTATCAATGAACAAGATATTGTTGATGGAGAAAAAATCTATGATGACCATGCTGCTAGAGATTCAGCTAAGGTTGCTGGTTTTACTCCTCAAGAGAAAGATTTGAAAAATTATCTTAGTAGACTGATGAAGATGAGGGATAATAATCCTGCATTATGGAATGGAGAAAGAACTAATCTGATAGCAGGTACAACTAAATATGCAGATCTTAAAGTTGATCCTGATACAGGAGATAGGATAGTATATGTATTGAATGCAGGTACAAGTGAAACTACAATCTCAGTATCTAATGTTGGAGGAAGTAAGTTAGTAGATCTATTAACAGGTGAAGAGATAATAGGTTCAGGTAGTTATGATATTCCTGTAGATGCTTTGACTGGACGATTTTTAAGTGTTAGATAA
- a CDS encoding PorV/PorQ family protein: protein MKKIYTLVIVLLLLTVVINPADAANKFGAKAYGMGGAFTAVADDSSAIYWNPAGLTQSGLFGLQANLGAKFNGDDLEEIQDFIDSIDTVENAGTDLEKIQAVKNLDFPKDTKLDLDGMLTLNLNSLGLGMISNSHFETSAQGDVSENSSFSRGASNKVIGEGIISLGTNIVEPPLNIGSIALGMNAKYLYGRYDRVSYTYDGSTTFTEEEINTDATGYGLDAGALIKVTDMVNIGLSVRNVVSELDWEDDYGLEDELERIVTLGAAAKLPYPIAATVAADVEMPEGADDYIYHLGLEKRIIANLISLRLGAYEQSGEDRIYTGGLGINLPFIDMNIAADTDDYVSLSGTFKF, encoded by the coding sequence ATGAAGAAAATTTATACTTTAGTAATCGTACTTTTATTATTAACAGTAGTTATTAATCCAGCTGATGCAGCTAACAAATTTGGCGCAAAGGCTTATGGTATGGGAGGCGCATTTACAGCAGTAGCAGATGATTCTAGTGCAATTTATTGGAATCCAGCTGGGCTAACTCAAAGTGGTCTCTTTGGTTTACAAGCCAATCTTGGGGCAAAATTTAATGGTGATGATTTAGAGGAAATCCAAGACTTTATTGATAGTATTGATACTGTAGAAAATGCAGGAACTGATTTAGAAAAGATTCAAGCTGTTAAAAATTTAGATTTTCCAAAGGATACTAAGCTAGATCTTGATGGAATGCTAACTCTTAATCTAAATAGCTTAGGCTTAGGAATGATTTCTAATAGTCATTTTGAAACTTCTGCTCAAGGAGATGTATCAGAAAATTCTTCATTTAGTAGAGGAGCTTCTAATAAAGTGATTGGAGAAGGTATTATTTCCTTGGGAACTAATATAGTAGAGCCTCCATTAAATATTGGTTCTATAGCTTTAGGAATGAATGCTAAATATTTATATGGTCGTTATGATAGAGTTAGTTATACTTATGATGGTAGTACTACTTTTACAGAGGAAGAAATTAATACTGATGCTACTGGTTATGGATTAGATGCTGGGGCATTGATTAAAGTAACTGATATGGTGAACATAGGTTTAAGTGTAAGAAATGTTGTTTCAGAGCTAGATTGGGAAGATGATTATGGATTAGAAGATGAATTAGAGAGAATAGTTACTTTAGGAGCAGCTGCTAAGCTACCATATCCAATTGCTGCAACAGTAGCAGCAGATGTGGAAATGCCTGAAGGTGCTGATGATTATATCTATCATCTAGGATTAGAAAAGAGAATTATTGCTAATTTAATCTCTTTAAGATTAGGTGCTTATGAACAAAGTGGTGAAGATAGAATTTATACAGGAGGCTTAGGAATAAATCTTCCTTTTATAGATATGAATATAGCGGCAGATACTGATGATTATGTCAGTCTTTCTGGAACTTTTAAATTTTAA